CAGGCGCAGGGCCTGATCGGGTCCACCCTCCTGGTGGCAGTTCCCAACGAACTCACCCGCGAAGTGCTCCAGACCCAGGTCAAGGACGCCCTGGATGACGCACTGCACAACGTTTTCTCCGAGGACATCCGGTGCGCGATCGACGTGGACACGGACCTGGTGCCTATCCACAAAGAACCCGAGCCCGTCGTCGTCGAGCCGTCCTTCTCCCCGGACCAGCTCATCGAGCAGAAGCCGCAGCCCATGCTGCCCAGCACTTCCCACGAGTTCGGCCGCCTGAACCCTAAGTACGTCTTCGACACGTTCGTCATCGGCTCCTCCAACCGCTTCGCGCACGCAGCGGCCGTCGCCGTCGCTGAAGCACCGGCGAAGGCCTACAACCCGCTGTTCATCTACGGTGATTCCGGGCTGGGCAAGACGCACCTGCTGCACGCCATCGGCCACTACGCCCGCCGGCTCTACAGCGGCATCCGCGTCCGCTACGTCAACTCCGAAGAGTTCACCAACGACTTCATCAACTCCATCCGTGACGATGAAGGCGCCAGCTTCAAGACCACGTACCGCAACGTGGACGTACTGCTCATCGATGACATCCAGTTCCTCGCGGGCAAGGACCGGACGCTGGAGGAGTTCTTCCACACGTTCAATTCCCTGCACAACAACAACAAGCAGGTGGTCATCACCTCGGACCAGCCGCCCAAGCTGCTGGCAGGATTCGAGGACCGCATGAAGTCCCGCTTTGAGTGGGGCCTCCTCACGGACATCCAGCCGCCCGAACTCGAAACCCGCATCGCCATCCTCCGCAAGAAGGCCCTGAGCGAAGGGCTTTCTGCTCCGGATGACGCGCTGGAGTACATCGCGTCCAAGATCTCCAGCAACATCCGCGAACTTGAAGGTGCCCTGATCCGGGTCACTGCCTTTGCAAGCCTCAACCGCCAGCCTGTGGACGTGGCACTTGCGGAAATGGTCCTCAAGGACCTCATTACCGACGACGGCGCCCAGGAGATCACGTCCAGCCAGATCCTCCAGCAGACCGCCGAGTACTTCAAGCTGAGCATGGAAGAGCTGTGCAGCAAGTCGAGGACCCGGACCCTGGTGACAGCACGCCAGATTGCCATGTACCTGTGCCGCGAGCTCACCGATATGTCGCTGCCCAAGATCGGCCAGGAACTTGGCGGCCGCGACCACACCACCGTGATCCACGCCGACCGGAAGATCCGCGAGCTGATGGCGGAACGGCGTGTGATCTACAACCAGGTGACAGAGCTGACCAACCGGATCAAGCAGCAGCAGCGCGACTCCTAGCCGGCGCACCCATACCTTATTAACAGGTGCATGTGGATAAGCCTGTGGATACTTAAGGGGACAACCGCGGTTAATGGGCTTAAAACCCTTAAGGCGCCTGTGGATTCGAGAAATCGCGAAAAATCTTGTCCCCATCCACACCCTGTTTAAAACCTGCGCCACCCACACTGGATGAACAGGGCTTAACCCCTGAATCCCGCGGCAGGGGAAGGTTATCCACAGTTTCCACAGCAGTTATTAACACTACTAATCCCAAGAAATTGAAATCCCTCAAACAACAAGACCTCCGCGCTCGTCCAGACCACACCGGGCCGGGCGGCCCTTCGGGCAGCGGAGAGCATCGGGGATGGGTTAATCCCCGATCTTCCGGCTAAGCTGTCAGCAGCGCTCCCATCCTTGGGTTTTCGTGTGGTTCCTGCAGCACGGACCATGCAGGTTCAGGTGGTGGGGCACCCCACTTTTAGGAACTGCCTGCGGGTAGTTCCAGGTCTTATGGCAGCAGCAATGAAAGGCGGCACCCTTCCGTGAAGTTCAGAGTCGATCGGGACGTCCTGGCAGAAGCCGTCACCTGGACAGCCCGGTCGTTGTCTCCGCGGCCGCCTGTGCCAGTCCTGTCCGGCCTGCTGTTGAAGGCTGAAGCCGGCACGGTCAGCCTCTCCAGCTTTGACTACGAGACCTCTGCCCGCCTGGAAATCGCAGCTGACGTCAGGGACGAAGGCACCATCCTGGTATCCGGCCGGCTCCTGGCGGACATCTGCCGCAGCCTCCCTTCGGCACCGGTGGACGTCGAAACGGACGGCAACAAGGTCACCCTGACCTGCCGTCGAAGCAGCTTCCACCTCGCCACAATGCCCGAGGCCGAGTACCCCCCGCTTCCTGCGCTCCCGGCAATCAGCGGAACTGTCCCCGGTGATTCCTTCGCCCAAGCGGTGTCACAGGTCATCATTGCCGCCAGCAAGGATGACACCCTCCCCATCCTCACCGGTGTGCGGATGGAGATCGAGGACGACCTCATCACGCTGCTCGCCACTGACCGATACCGCCTTGCCATGCGCGAAGTGCCGTGGAAGCCGGTCACCCCGGGCATCTCCACCAGCGCCCTTGTCAAGGCAAAAACCCTGAACGAAGTCGCCAAGACCCTCGGTAACAGCGGGGACATCAACCTTGCACTCGCCGACGACGACAGCAGGCTTATCGGTTTCGAGAGCGGCGGACGAACCACCACCTCGTTGCTGGTGGACGGGGACTACCCCAAGATCCGCTCGCTGTTCCCGGACTCGACTCCCATCCACGCGACAGTGCAGACCCAGGAGCTTGTTGAAGCGGTACGCCGCGTCTCCCTGGTGGCTGAACGTAACACCCCCGTCCGTCTCGCGTTCACCCAGGGGCTCCTGAACCTGGACGCCGGCACCGGAGAGGACGCCCAGGCATCCGAGGAACTCGAGGCCCAGCTTTCCGGTGACGACATCACGGTGGCCTTCAACCCCCACTACCTGGTGGAAGGCCTCAGCGTGATCGAGACCAAGTTCGTCCGGTTCTCGTTCACCACTGCGCCCAAACCGGCCATGATCACAGCCCAGGCGGACGCCGACGGCGAGGACCAGGATGATTACCGCTACCTCGTGATGCCCGTCCGCCTCCCCAACTAGCACCCTCCAACTAGGTAGCGCTAAGTGTCGTTTTGGAGGTTCAAAACGACACTTAGCGCTACCTAGTTGGGAACACGGTCCCGCAGCCACACCTCTAGCGCAGAAACGAGTTCCAGAATGCACATTGGACTGATCGGCCTTGGCAAAATGGGATTCAACATGCGCGAACGGCTGCGCAAGGGCGGCGTGGAGGTCACCGGTTTCGACCGGAACCCGGACATCACCGACGTCGCGACCCTTGATGAGCTTCTTGCCGCAGTCCCGGTTCCGCGGCTGATCTGGGTCATGGTTCCCGCCGGCGCAATCACGGACGCCGTCATCACCGAGCTCGGCGAAAAGCTGGACCAAGGCGACCTGGTGATCGACGGCGGCAATTCCCGCTTCACCGAGGACCAAAAGCATGGCGAACTTCTCGGGGCCAAGGGCATCCGCTTCGCAGACTGCGGCGTGTCCGGCGGAGTCTGGGGGCTGCAGAACGGCTACGGCCTGATGGCGGGCGGAGATGCTGCGGATATTGAACGCGCACTTCCAGTGTTTGATGCCCTGCGCCCGGAGGGCGAACGCGAAGACAGCTTTGTGCATGTGGGCGGGATCGGCGCAGGCCACTACGCCAAGATGGTCCACAACGGGATCGAATACGGCCTGATGCAGGCGTATGCCGAGGGATACCAGTTGCTGGCTTCCAAGGACATCATCAACGACCTCCCCGGCACCTTCCGCGCCTGGCAAAAAGGCACTGTGGTCCGGTCCTGGCTGCTGGACCTGCTGGTCAAGGCGCTGGATGAGGATCCGGGGCTGCAGAACATCGACGACTACGTCGAGGATTCGGGTGAGGGCAGATGGACGGTGGAAGAGGCCATTGCCAACGCAATTCCTGCCCCGGCCATCACCGCGGCACTGTTCGCCCGCTTCGAATCTCGCGAGGACAGCTCCCCGGCCATGAAAATGGTGTCCGCCCTGCGCCACCAGTTCGGCGGGCACGCCACCCGTCCAGCCAAGTAGCATCCACCCGGGAACCCGCGAGGTTCCCAGAATTGCCGAAATCCGCGTGTACCTCGAACACCTCTCCCTGACTGACTTCCGCAGTTACGCCCAGGTTGACCTTGCCCTGGGTCCGGGCGTCACTGTCCTGGTTGGATACAACGGCATCGGCAAGACCAACCTGATGGAGGCCATCGGCTACCTGGCTACCCTCAGCTCCCACCGTGTCAGCTCGGATGCACCCCTCTTGCGGTTTGGAACGGACCGGGCTTTGGTGAGGGCTCGCCTGGTCCGGGGCGGACAGACTACGGTCCTGGAACTTGAGATCAACGCAGGGCGGGCAAACCGCGGCCGAATCAACCGCAGTAATCCGGTTCGCGCCCGTGACTTGCTCGGCATCTGCCAGACGGTCCTCTTCGCTCCGGAGGACCTGGCCTTGGTCAAGGGGGATCCTTCTAACCGGCGCCGTTTCCTGGACGAGTTGCTCGCGAGCCTCATTCCGCATCATGCCGCAACGCGGAGCGATTACGACCGCGTGTTGAAGCAGCGCAATGCGTTGCTGAAGTCTGCCCGCGCAGGCAAATTCACTCCCGCCCATGAGGCAACGCTGGATGTGTGGGACCAGCACATGGCGAAGGCCGGCGCGGAACTCCTCCACGCAAGGCTTGAACTGGTGGAGCGGATCCGCCCGCACCTGGCGCGGGCGTATGCTGACCTGACCGACGGGTCAAAACCGGCAGATGCCGTCTACCGCTCCACCCTCCAGGACCAGGTGGACGACGACGGCGCAGCGCTGCCTCCCGCTGCGGGCAGCGCGGCTGGAGGTACTTCGGCGGACGTGGAGGACCTGCGCCAGTTCTCCGTGGACCAGTTGGCGGAGCGGTACGTCCGCGCCTTCGCCGAATCCCGCCGTAAGGAACTCGAACGGGGCATTTCGCTCGTGGGACCGCACCGCGACGAGCTGGAACTCATCCTCGGCCAGGCGCCGGCCAAGGGTTATGCCTCGCATGGGGAAACATGGTCCATGTGCCTCTCGCTGCGGCTCGCCTCCTACTACGTGATGCTGGACGACGCCCGTACCGGAGGGTCGGCTCCCATCCTGATCCTCGACGACGTTTTTGCCGAGCTGGACGTCCAGCGGCGGCGTAAACTGGCCGCAATAGTCTCCGGCGCGGAGCAGGTCCTGGTGACCGCCGCCGTCGACGCCGACATCCCGGAAGAGCTGTCCGGACGGCGGGTGAAAGTCATCCCGGGAGGTATTGATGAGCAGGGACAATGAGAAGGGCGGCGGGCTCCAGCCCGGCCGCGATCCCGACAACATCGATGCCCCGCAGGTTGCCCTGAACCGGATGCGCGAGGCCGCCGCAGCGCGGGGCGAAATCCGCAGGGCAGCGCACCGCCCGGGCACCCCCAAGGCGAAAAAGGGCACCCGCGACACCCGCGGCTTCAGCCAGTTCCACGCGACGGGCCGCGACCCCCTTGGCCTGGGCAAGGTGGTGGGGCGCCTGGTGGCGGAACGAGGATGGACCTCCCCGGTGGCGGTGGGGTCCGTGATGGCTGAATGGGCAACCCTGGTCGGGCCTGAAATCTCGGCCCACTGCATCCCGGAAAGTTTCACCGACACCACCCTGCACGTCCGCTGCGACTCAACTGCCTGGGCCACCCAGCTGCGGCTCCTTAGCACCAGCCTCCTGGAAAAGTTCCGGGTGGAATTGGGCGACGGGGTGGTGACCAGCATCCAGGTGCTTGGCCCTGCGGCTCCGAGCTGGCGCAAGGGTGGCCGCTCGGTAAACGGCCGGGGCCCCCGGGACACTTACGGGTAGTGCCCGGCACCGTCCTCTTGATAATCCGCCCAACGGCGTGTAGAGGCCTGTAAGGGATGCCGGGCGTATAGGCACCCGGAGGCCGTACCTCCAACGCGCCCTAGGCGCGGCCAACGCCCTCGCATGGGCACACCACTGCCCACCGACGGCCCCGGAATGCGGGGAAATGGGCTGGCGCGCGGTAGAATCTGTGTAGATAACTGGGCGCGGGTGAAACGTTGACTGAGTCCGTTTTCGCGCGCTCACAGCACGCGGAGTGCGGATCCCCACCATCAGCAGGCCACCGGCGCTATAAGTTTGTGCCTGTTGGCGGATGACTTTCCTGATCCAGGAGGGGACTCGGCCGGCCATCATCGAGAACAGAGGAGTCGACAGCGCCTGTGGCTAACGACAATACAGATATTCTGGCAGCTGAACCCGCAGTCGAGGATGCCCGTACGCCTGACACCCCGGCTGCATCGGCGACGCCGCGTGAATACGGTGCCAGCGACATCACTGTCCTTGAAGGCCTGGAAGCGGTACGGAAACGCCCGGGCATGTACATCGGTTCAACCGGACCCCGCGGGCTCCACCACCTTGTTTACGAAGTTGTTGACAACTCGGTGGATGAGGCCCTTGCCGGCTACTGCACCCACATTGAGGTTGTCCTGCAGGCCGACGGCGGCGTGAAAGTTGTGGACGACGGCCGCGGCATTCCCGTCGACATGCACCCCACGGAGCACAAGCCCACGGTTGAAGTGGTCATGACCATCCTGCACGCCGGCGGAAAATTCGGCGGCGGCGGTTATGCGGTTTCCGGCGGCCTCCACGGTGTCGGCATCTCCGTGGTCAACGCGCTTTCAAGCCGCGTGGACACTGAAGTGCGGCGCCAAGGCCATGTCTGGCGGATGTCCTTTGCGGACGGCGGCAAGCCGCAGGGCAGCCTGGTCAAGGGTGAGGAAACGGACCTTACGGGTACCACCCAGACCTTCTACCCGGATCCTGCGATCTTCGAAAGCACCGACTTCGACTTTGAGACGCTGCGTGCCCGCTTCCAACAGATGGCCTTCCTCAACAAGGGGCTTCGCATCACGCTGACGGACGAGCGCACCGCTGCTGAGGCGGATGCCGACGCCGACCTGGACCTGGACGCCGTGGTTACCGAGGGCGAAGTCAGCGCAGAGCACCGCACCGTGGTGTACCAGTACGACGAAGGCCTGCTGGACTACGTCAAGCACCTGAACTCCGGCAAGAAGGTGGATGTGGTCCATGAGGACGTCATCGCCTTCGAAACTGAGGACAAAGAGCGCAAGATAGCCCTCGAGATGGCGATGCAGTGGACCAACGCCTACTCCGAGAGCGTGCACACGTACGCCAACACCATCAACACCCATGAGGGCGGAACCCACGAAGAAGGCTTCCGCGCTGCCATGACGTCCCTGATCAACCGCTACGCGCGTGAGAAGGGAATCATCAAGGAAAAAGACGACAACCTCACCGGTGACGACATCCGCGAAGGCCTCACCGCCGTCATTTCCGTCAAGCTTGCCGAGCCCCAGTTCGAGGGCCAGACCAAGACCAAACTCGGCAACTCCGAGGTCAAGGGCTTCGTGCAGCGCGTGGTCACCGACGGACTGGGTGACTGGCTGGAGCGCAACCCCGGACCCGCCCGGGACGTCATTCGGAAGGCGATCTCCGCAGCGCAGGCCCGAATGGCCGCGCGCAAGGCACGGGACAACGCCCGCCGGAAGAGCCCGCTGGAATCCTTCGGCATGCCGGGCAAGCTCTCCGACTGCTCCTCGAAGAATCCGGAGAAGTGCGAGGTCTACATCGTGGAGGGTGACTCCGCCGGCGGCTCTGCCAAACGCGGCCGCAATCCGGAGACCCAGGCCATCCTGCCCCTGCGCGGAAAGATCCTGAACGTGGAGCGCGCGCGCCTGGACAAAGCGTTGGGCAACGCCGAAGTCCAGTCCATGATCACCGCCTTCGGGACCGGTATCGGCGAGGATTTCGACCTCTCCAAGCTCCGGTACCACAAGATCGTCCTGATGGCGGATGCCGACGTGGACGGACAGCACATCACCACCCTGCTGATGACCCTGCTGTTCCGCTACATGCGTCCCCTCATTGAGAACGGCTATGTCTACCTCGCCCAGCCGCCGCTGTACCGCATCAAGTGGTCCAACGCAGCCCACGATTACGTTTACAGCGACCGCGAACGCGACGCGAAACTCGTGGCCGGCCAGGCGGCCGGACGCCGGATTCCCAAGGACAACGGCATTCAGCGCTACAAGGGCCTCGGCGAAATGGACTACACCGAACTGTGGGACACCACCATGGATCCGGACCACCGCACCCTGCTGCAGGTGACGATGGACGACGCCCTCGCGGCGGACCAGATCTTCTCGATCCTAATGGGCGAGGACGTTGAATCACGCCGCAACTTCATTCAGCAGAACGCCAAGGACGTCAGGTTCCTCGATATCTAGGAAGCTCGCCGTCCTAATATTCGGAATCTCACATATACCTGAAACGGAAAATAATTAATGAGCGACGAAACACCCGAGAACCCGGCGTCCGACGCCGGCACTCCGGACACCGTTCTTGAAGGCGACGTGCTGATCGACCGCGTGGAGCAGGTGGACCTCCAGACAGAAATGCAGCGGTCCTACCTGGACTACGCAATGGCTGTCATTGTGGGCCGTGCCCTTCCGGACGTCCGGGACGGCCTGAAGCCGGTCCACCGGCGGGTCCTTTATGCGATGTTCGACGGCGGTTACCGCCCGGACCGTTCCTTCAACAAGTGTGCCCGTGTGGTGGGCGAGGTCATGGGCCAGTACCACCCGCACGGCGACACGGCGATCTACGACGCTTTGGTCCGCCTCATCCAGGACTGGACCATGCGCTACCCCCTGGCCCTCGGCCAGGGCAACTTCGGCTCCCCGGGCAATGATGGCGCGGCGGCACCCCGGTACACCGAAACGAAGATGGCTCCGCTTGCCATGGAAATGGTCCGGGACATCGACGAGGAAACCGTCGATTTCCAGGACAACTACGACGGCAAGAACCAGGAACCCACCATCCTCCCCGCCAGGTTCCCCAACCTGCTGGTGAACGGATCCTCCGGCATCGCCGTCGGCATGGCCACCAACATTCCGCCGCACAACCTCCGCGAGGTGGCGGACGGCGTGCAGTGGTACCTGGCCAACCCCGGCGCCAGCCGCGAAGAACTGCTGGAAGAACTCCTGCTGCGGGTCAAGGGTCCCGATTTCCCCACCGGAGCCACCATCCTGGGCCACAAGGGCATCGAGGATGCCTACCGGACCGGCCGCGGCTCCGTCACCATGCGTGCGGTGGTAAACGTCGAAGAGCTGCAGGGACGCACCTGCCTGGTGGTCACCGAGCTGCCGTACCAGGCAAATCCGGACAACCTGGCCATCAAGATCGCCGAACTGGTCAAGGACGGCAAGATCCAGGGCATTGCGGACCTCCGCGATGAGACTTCCGGCCGCACCGGCCAGCGGCTGGTCATCGTGCTGAAACGCGATGCCGTGGCCAAGGTGGTGCTGAACAACCTTTACAAGCACACCGATCTGCAGACCAATTTTTCGGCGAATATGCTTGCGATTGTTGACGGCGTGCCCCGGACCCTGAGCCTGGACGCCTTCATCCGGCACTGGGTGACCCACCAGATGGATGTCATTGCCCGCCGCACGCGGTACCGGCTGCGCAAGGCGGAGGAAGAAGCCCACATCCTGCGGGCGCTGCTGAAAGCACTGGACATGCTGGACGAGGTAATTGCCCTCATCCGCGCTTCCAACACCACCGAAGCGGCACGTGACGGACTGATGGAACTGCTGGACATCGACGAACTGCAGGCCAGAGCCATCCTGGACATGCAGCTGCGCCGCCTCGCCGCCCTGGAGCGCCAGAAGATCCAGGACCGGCACGCGGAACTTGAAGCGCTGATCGCCGAGTACAACGAAATCCTTGGTTCGGAGCAGCGCCAGCGCGAGATCATCAGCACCGAGCTCGGCGAAATCGTGGACAAGCACGGGGACGACCGCCGTACCCGGATCCTCATGGGCTTCGACGGCGACATGTCCATGGAAGACCTGATTCCCGAAGAGGAGATGGTGGTCACCATTACGCGCGGTGGCTACGTCAAGCGAACCCGCAGCGACAACTACCGTTCGCAGCAGCGCGGCGGCAAGGGGATCAAGGGTGCCCAGCTCCGCGGGGACGACGTCGTTGAGCACTTCTTCGTCACCACCACCCACCACTGGCTGCTGTTCTTCACCAACCTGGGCCGCGTGTACCGGGCCAAGGCCTATGAGCTGATGGAAGCGGGCCGCGACGCCAAGGGCCAGCACGTGGCCAACCTCATGGCGTTCCAGCCGGACGAACACATCGCCCAGGTCCTGGACCTGAAGGACTACCAGCAGGCGCCGTATTTGGTCCTGGCCACCAAACGCGGGCTGGTCAAGAAGACCCGGCTTGAGGATTACGACACCAACCGTTCTGCCGGCGTGATTGCCATCAACCTGCGCGACGGCGACGAGTTGGTGTCCGCACAGCTGGTTTCGGAAACTGACGACCTCTTGCTGGTGTCCCGCAAGGGCCAGTCCATCCGCTTCACCGCCACCGAGGATGCCCTCCGGCCCATGGGCCGGGCAACCTCCGGAGTCACCGGAATGAAGTTCCGCGAGGAGGATGAACTGCTGGCTGCCAACGTGGTGACCGACGGCTCCTACGTCTTCATCGTGACCGAGGGCGGGTATGCCAAGCGGACAGCGGTAGAGGAATACCGGCTTCAGGGACGCGGCGGGCTGGGCATCAAGGTAGCCAAGCTCGCGGAAGAACGCGGCGACCTCGTGGGCGCGCTGATCGTCCAGGAAGAGGACGAGGTGCTGGTGGTGATGGAGGGCGGCAAAGTGGTTCGGTCCTCCGTTGCCGGCGTCCCCGCCAAGGGCCGTGACACCATGGGCGTGATCTTTGCCAAGCCGGACAAAAACGACCGGATTATCGAGGTGGCACGCAACAGCGAACGCGGCCTTGAGGGCGAGGAATCACCGGAGGATGACGTAACGTTGGCTGAAGACGGCGGATCCCTCGAGGAATCAGCCAGCCCAGCATTGGCAGAAGAATCACCGGCCGTTGAGTCAGAGGACGCCTCGGGCAACGCTGAGCCGAACGAAGACCAAACGGAGGTAACGAGTGAGTAATCCCGACTCATTTCCCAAGTCGAACAATACCGTTCCCGACGGCAGCCGGCCCTCAGCCGCTCCCCGGGTCAACGCCCCCGTTCGTCCCCAACAGCGCCCTGCCGCACCAGCCTCCGCCCAGGGGCAGCGCCCGGTGGTCCCAGGCCAGCGGCCGGCCCAGGGCGACCGGCCTGCCGGACCGCCTGCACAGCGTCCTGTGGGACAGCCCGGCCAGCGCCCGGCACCCGGCCAGCGCCCGCCGTCGGGCGTTCCCGGGCAGGGCACCCCGGGCCTGGTCAAGCCTGCTCCGAAAGCCAAGGTTCGGCGTGCCCGGCTGCTGATCAGCAAGGTGGACCCGTGGTCCGTCCTGAAGATGGCGTTCCTGCTGTCCGTCGCACTGGGAATTGTCACGGTGGTGGCCGCCATTGTGCTGTGGACCGTTCTCGACCTCACCGGTATCTTCGACCAGGTGGACAGCCTGCTGGGCACCCTGGCCGGCTCCGAGGGCGGCGGCTTTGAGCTGAAGAAGGTGGCTTCGCTCGGACAGGTGGCATCCTTCGCCACCATCATCGCGGTGGTGAACGTGGTCCTGCTGACCGCTCTCTCCATGCTCTCGGCAGTGCTCTACAACATCTCTGCCACCCTTGTGGGCGGCATCGGCGTCACCCTTACGGACGACTAGGGTCCCCGCTTTCGCCGGCCGGATACCGGCGAAAATGCCCGATTTGAGATCGGGCCGGGATGTGCTGTAAAGTCATGTCTCGGCCCGATGAGGCATCGGGGCGTATAGCTCAGGCGGTTAGAGCGCTTCGCTGATAACGAAGAGGTCCCAGGTTCAAGTCCTGGTACGCCCACGGAACCTGTGCAGGTTCAAGCAGGTCTGGTTCGCGTAACCCGCAGCCCGGCCGGAACGGGGAGCATGTGAAGAAGTTGCTTGTACTGGCAGCAGCGATCGCAGGCGTCCTGCTCTACCGGAAAGCACAGGAATCCGAAGCCCGGAAAGATGCCTGGAGCAAGTCAACCGACTCGGTGGACTAGCGCCGGGCCCGGACTGGAGCTGGTCAAGCGGCTCCTGGTTCTAGGGTATGATTGACGGGTTGCTTCTTATGGGGGCATGGCGCAATTGGTAGCGCACCTGCTTTGCAAGCAGGGGGTTCGGGGTTCGAGTCCCCGTGCCTCCACCATAGGAAAGTCCCGGTCAGCGGAAACGCCGGCCGGGACTTTTGCTTTGTCCGCCGGCATGA
The Arthrobacter sp. PGP41 genome window above contains:
- a CDS encoding DUF3566 domain-containing protein; translation: MSNPDSFPKSNNTVPDGSRPSAAPRVNAPVRPQQRPAAPASAQGQRPVVPGQRPAQGDRPAGPPAQRPVGQPGQRPAPGQRPPSGVPGQGTPGLVKPAPKAKVRRARLLISKVDPWSVLKMAFLLSVALGIVTVVAAIVLWTVLDLTGIFDQVDSLLGTLAGSEGGGFELKKVASLGQVASFATIIAVVNVVLLTALSMLSAVLYNISATLVGGIGVTLTDD
- a CDS encoding DLW-39 family protein; translation: MKKLLVLAAAIAGVLLYRKAQESEARKDAWSKSTDSVD
- the gyrA gene encoding DNA gyrase subunit A, producing MSDETPENPASDAGTPDTVLEGDVLIDRVEQVDLQTEMQRSYLDYAMAVIVGRALPDVRDGLKPVHRRVLYAMFDGGYRPDRSFNKCARVVGEVMGQYHPHGDTAIYDALVRLIQDWTMRYPLALGQGNFGSPGNDGAAAPRYTETKMAPLAMEMVRDIDEETVDFQDNYDGKNQEPTILPARFPNLLVNGSSGIAVGMATNIPPHNLREVADGVQWYLANPGASREELLEELLLRVKGPDFPTGATILGHKGIEDAYRTGRGSVTMRAVVNVEELQGRTCLVVTELPYQANPDNLAIKIAELVKDGKIQGIADLRDETSGRTGQRLVIVLKRDAVAKVVLNNLYKHTDLQTNFSANMLAIVDGVPRTLSLDAFIRHWVTHQMDVIARRTRYRLRKAEEEAHILRALLKALDMLDEVIALIRASNTTEAARDGLMELLDIDELQARAILDMQLRRLAALERQKIQDRHAELEALIAEYNEILGSEQRQREIISTELGEIVDKHGDDRRTRILMGFDGDMSMEDLIPEEEMVVTITRGGYVKRTRSDNYRSQQRGGKGIKGAQLRGDDVVEHFFVTTTHHWLLFFTNLGRVYRAKAYELMEAGRDAKGQHVANLMAFQPDEHIAQVLDLKDYQQAPYLVLATKRGLVKKTRLEDYDTNRSAGVIAINLRDGDELVSAQLVSETDDLLLVSRKGQSIRFTATEDALRPMGRATSGVTGMKFREEDELLAANVVTDGSYVFIVTEGGYAKRTAVEEYRLQGRGGLGIKVAKLAEERGDLVGALIVQEEDEVLVVMEGGKVVRSSVAGVPAKGRDTMGVIFAKPDKNDRIIEVARNSERGLEGEESPEDDVTLAEDGGSLEESASPALAEESPAVESEDASGNAEPNEDQTEVTSE